From Pseudodesulfovibrio nedwellii:
TCTGCGGCGGCAACATGACCGTCCTGTTGGACTCGCTGTTGCCTGATGACGCGAATATTACGCTTATCAAAAAGATGCTCGCCCATTGGCAAGCAGGCGAACATCGTCTGCTCGTGACTTCGCTGTCCACATCCGGCACAGTGACGAATCGTGAAATCTTCCCCTTGGGCGGGACTTTTCCCGATACAGTTCGTACACCGATGACCACGGAAACACCTGACTCAATCCAGTTCGTGGAGCCGGTTCACATCCCGGAAACAGTCCATTTTATCGGAGCGGGCCATGTGGCCAATGCCACGGCCAAACTGGCTGCTTTTGTCGGTTTTCGCGTTGTAGTGGTGGATGACCGTGAAGAATTCGCCAATGCTGTTCGATATCCCGAGGCCAGTGAAATTCGAGTCGAAAAGTCCCTGACAAAGTGCCTGCCGGAATCATTAGACAAAAATGATTTTATCGTCATCATGACACGCGGTCATATGCATGATCGCGATGTTCTGGCTCAAGCCTTGAGAACAAAAGCGGGCTATATCGGCATGATTGGCAGCAAAAAGAAAAAAGCGGCAGTGTATAAATCACTTCTCGAAAGCGGATACACGCAAACCGCTCTCGACGCGGTTCACTGCCCTATCGGTTTAACCATCGACGCAGACACACCGGAAGAAATAGCCATCAGCATCATGGGCGAACTCATTCAAAGCAGAAAACAAAGCTAATCACACACCACGCTTCCCAACTCCTTTTCCACGAATATTCCCTGCCAAAAACCAATATGGAATTTGGCAGGGAAATCCAGTACGCTCACACAGGTTTTTGTGAACGCATGACGATAGAATATCCGTGGAAAAGGAGTAAACGTGACTTTCCGAAAAATCATTTGTATTGCAGCGGCCTTCATGCTGGCCGCAACCACCCTATTCGGCGCTTGCACCAATTACACTCGTGAACGCGGTGTAGAAAACACATGGCGCAGCATCGACCTGTCACAAATCGTTCCCGGCACGACTACACAGATGGAAATCGTCAAGCAACTCGGCCCACCATCACAGATCATCGACCTCAAGGCCGGTCCGGCGTTCTATTATCTTGCTGAACAGACACAGGGCGGCGGCGTAATTCTAATCCTCTTCAATCACATGGATGAAAAAATCACCTACGATCGGGCCGTTTTCTTCTTTGATACGCAGGGGGTACTTCTCGACTATTCCTTAAGCAAGGAATCCATCTCACATGAGAAGAAATAAAGCCTTCAAAACTCTTACCGCCGTATTGATGATCCTTGCCATCCTTTTCGGGTGTACCATCATACGTTCCGAACCAGCCCATATTGAGAAGTTTGACACGACCCGATATGACTCCAACACGCACTACAGCGAAGTGCTGCGCGACATGGGACCACCGACCAAGATGTCACAACTCGGTACTGGTATGGTGTGGCTCTATGAAGATGTTACGCTCAAAGAAAACCAAATCGGCTTTGGCCCTATCAACGGCCCCCTCTCAATTTTCAAATTGAACTTTGCCGCAGGTGACGGTAAATATCAGGGAACCGTCCTAACCTTTGATCTGGATGGCCGATTGACCAGCACAGGAACCATGAATGAGGAGCTTAACCTCGGTGAAGGCATGGCCTTTCAATTCGCCTTTGTGGTTTCAAGTCTGGTAGACATCGGAGATATCCGCCAAACGCCAAACCAACATACATGGGGGAAATCCTTATTGCAGGATGTCCCTGCCGGATTAAATAGCCAACAAAACCTCGATACAGGTGCTCACGGCGTAGAACTCATGACCACTCCGCAATTCACCGGCCAGCAATCACTGGCGAATCCATAAATAAAAAAAGTCACTCATGCTTGAACTCATTACCGTCACCATATTCATGCTCCTTGCCGCGATGGCACCGGGTGCCGACTTCGCATTGGTGGTCCGCAACTCGCTGCTTTATTCCCGCCGTTCTGCCTGCTTCACCGCTATTGGCGTCGGAGCCGGGCAGTCTATCCATACGACATACAGCGTTCTCGGACTGACTGTACTCATATCCAAATCCCTGATGCTCTTCACCATCGTCAAATATGTTGGAGCCGCCTATCTTTGTTATCTCGGAATCCGCAGTCTCATGGCCGGAGGCGGCCCACACGCGACAGAAATCAAACCAGCCGAAAAGGATATTTCCGCCTTTGCGGCCTTCAAACAGGGACTCATCTGCAACACTCTAAACCCCAAGGCTCCCCTCATTTATATCGCATTTTACAGCGCGGTTCTGCCACCGGACATTTCTCAACTTGGTAAAATTCTCTACGGCCTCGAATTCATACTTATCGTTGGAGGCTGGTTCGTCTTCCTCGCCTGCATCATCACCCACCCCACTGTAAAAAACGTCCTTGGACGTGTGCAGCGGATACTGACCAAAGCCCTTGGCGGCATGATGCTTTATTTTGGTATTCGACTGGCTTTCATTGAACAATAATCACAAAAAAAGGGTATCCGCAGACACGAATACCCTTACAAAAAACCTTGCTTCAAGCCGTTCAGGAAGGAATTTCCTTATTCTCGACGGCCTCATATTCCTTGATAACTTTAAT
This genomic window contains:
- a CDS encoding XdhC family aldehyde oxidoreductase maturation factor, whose product is MQNVFASIMEALEKGQSVVRVSVMKSNGSTPRSAGAVMAVFEDGSTAGTIGGGSVENASHMAAKKMQPGTSTIREFDLTNADAANLGMVCGGNMTVLLDSLLPDDANITLIKKMLAHWQAGEHRLLVTSLSTSGTVTNREIFPLGGTFPDTVRTPMTTETPDSIQFVEPVHIPETVHFIGAGHVANATAKLAAFVGFRVVVVDDREEFANAVRYPEASEIRVEKSLTKCLPESLDKNDFIVIMTRGHMHDRDVLAQALRTKAGYIGMIGSKKKKAAVYKSLLESGYTQTALDAVHCPIGLTIDADTPEEIAISIMGELIQSRKQS
- a CDS encoding LysE family translocator: MLELITVTIFMLLAAMAPGADFALVVRNSLLYSRRSACFTAIGVGAGQSIHTTYSVLGLTVLISKSLMLFTIVKYVGAAYLCYLGIRSLMAGGGPHATEIKPAEKDISAFAAFKQGLICNTLNPKAPLIYIAFYSAVLPPDISQLGKILYGLEFILIVGGWFVFLACIITHPTVKNVLGRVQRILTKALGGMMLYFGIRLAFIEQ